In Candidatus Defluviilinea proxima, a single genomic region encodes these proteins:
- the galK gene encoding galactokinase — protein MNIIDNITNIYREKFGYAPAHIARAPGRVNLLGEHVDYNDGFVLPAAIDRATYVAFSPVNARHSTLVAVDFDQQASFSAESVPTKTQPDGSPLPEWGLYPAGVMWALMEEKLSTLSINAVFASDVPRGSGLSSSASVEMAFMIVWQTLGHWTLPPMKRALLGQKAENKYVGVNCGIMDQFASACGVENKLLLLDCRSLEWKTLSLPQNVSIVIADTTVRRKLTSGEYNKRRDACEEAVRLLKEDLPGIKSLRDVRVEEFNRLAGKLPEEVEKRARHVVEEIGRSNQAEALLEAGDVQSFGKLMNECHVSLRDLYEVSCPELNVMVNVAQTLEGCYGARLTGAGFGGCTANLVAKDSVKSFAQALAKGYESENGLRPEIYISHASNGAELMK, from the coding sequence TTGGTGAACATGTGGACTACAACGACGGATTCGTTTTGCCCGCCGCCATTGACCGCGCTACATATGTCGCTTTCTCACCTGTCAATGCGCGTCATTCCACGCTCGTAGCTGTGGACTTTGACCAACAAGCCTCGTTCTCCGCTGAATCCGTTCCAACCAAAACCCAACCTGACGGTTCTCCTCTTCCCGAGTGGGGGCTCTACCCCGCAGGCGTGATGTGGGCATTGATGGAAGAAAAACTGTCTACGTTATCGATCAATGCGGTCTTTGCCTCTGATGTGCCGCGCGGATCGGGATTAAGTTCATCTGCATCAGTGGAAATGGCATTCATGATCGTCTGGCAAACGCTCGGCCACTGGACACTTCCGCCGATGAAGCGCGCCTTGCTCGGACAAAAAGCCGAGAATAAATATGTTGGCGTCAACTGCGGCATCATGGATCAGTTCGCTTCGGCATGTGGCGTCGAGAATAAATTACTTCTGCTCGATTGCCGTTCGCTCGAATGGAAAACTTTATCACTTCCGCAGAACGTATCCATCGTCATCGCAGATACCACCGTCCGCCGCAAGTTGACATCTGGTGAATACAACAAACGCCGCGACGCTTGCGAAGAAGCTGTTCGATTATTGAAAGAAGACCTGCCAGGCATCAAGTCACTGAGAGATGTCCGTGTTGAGGAATTTAATCGGCTCGCAGGGAAACTTCCTGAAGAAGTAGAGAAGAGAGCACGTCACGTGGTGGAAGAGATTGGGAGGTCGAACCAGGCTGAAGCGTTGTTAGAGGCGGGCGATGTCCAGAGTTTCGGCAAATTGATGAACGAGTGCCATGTCAGTTTGCGAGATCTGTATGAAGTTTCATGTCCTGAGTTGAACGTGATGGTGAATGTCGCGCAAACATTGGAGGGATGTTATGGTGCACGGCTCACGGGTGCGGGCTTTGGTGGATGCACAGCGAATCTGGTAGCGAAGGATAGTGTAAAGAGTTTTGCACAAGCCTTGGCAAAAGGCTACGAATCAGAAAACGGACTCCGCCCTGAAATTTATATCTCTCACGCATCGAACGGCGCGGAGTTGATGAAGTAA
- a CDS encoding sensor histidine kinase, with protein MKEIALHLLDLAENSVSAHAKTIRIDVREDFRTNQLIASVEDDGDGMNDEMVKQVIDPFTTSRTERKVGLGIPLLKESAEACQGGLKITSAPGAGTKVEAIFQHSHIDRMPLGDLPSTFLTLTLAHPEIHWVFTYTFNPPYKGSIRSYEFDDQPIKETLGELPMTHPEVISYLRCSLEDGIAEARK; from the coding sequence ATGAAAGAGATCGCCCTGCACCTCCTTGATCTTGCAGAGAACAGTGTCAGCGCACATGCGAAGACGATACGTATTGATGTGCGCGAGGATTTCCGCACAAATCAATTGATCGCCAGCGTGGAGGATGATGGGGATGGGATGAACGATGAAATGGTCAAGCAAGTGATTGACCCGTTCACGACCAGCCGTACAGAACGCAAAGTTGGTTTGGGGATCCCACTTCTCAAAGAAAGCGCTGAAGCATGCCAGGGTGGGTTGAAGATCACCTCGGCTCCGGGCGCAGGGACGAAGGTAGAAGCGATCTTTCAACACTCACACATCGATCGCATGCCGCTTGGCGATCTACCGTCCACTTTTTTGACATTGACGCTGGCGCATCCTGAAATTCATTGGGTCTTTACGTACACGTTCAATCCGCCGTACAAAGGCTCGATCCGTTCTTATGAATTCGATGACCAGCCTATCAAGGAAACACTGGGCGAACTGCCCATGACACATCCAGAAGTGATCTCATATCTTCGTTGTTCATTGGAAGATGGGATCGCCGAAGCTCGCAAGTAA
- a CDS encoding hydrogenase maturation protease: protein MKTLFIGYGNPDRQDDGVAWHILAGIANQLGLETSDSWEDPLPSTPEVEFSFNLQLTPELAQDLTAYDRVCFVDAHTGKIPENVQMVDVTPEYQTSPFTHHLAPEMLLSMCESLYHYVPEAILISVRGYQFGFEVELSPFTRSLVDEAVYRSMGWLKKERELAYA, encoded by the coding sequence ATGAAAACACTCTTTATCGGATACGGAAACCCAGATCGGCAGGATGATGGCGTAGCGTGGCACATCCTTGCAGGGATCGCGAATCAACTTGGGCTGGAAACATCAGACTCATGGGAAGATCCGCTTCCTTCCACCCCTGAAGTTGAATTCTCTTTCAATTTGCAGTTGACTCCCGAACTGGCCCAAGACCTGACCGCCTACGATAGAGTGTGTTTTGTAGATGCACACACCGGCAAGATCCCCGAGAATGTGCAAATGGTGGATGTCACCCCCGAATACCAAACGTCACCGTTTACCCATCACCTCGCTCCTGAAATGCTCCTCTCGATGTGCGAGTCCCTCTATCACTACGTCCCTGAAGCGATATTGATCTCTGTGCGTGGTTACCAGTTTGGCTTTGAAGTGGAATTGTCGCCGTTTACTCGATCATTAGTTGACGAGGCGGTCTATCGTTCGATGGGATGGCTCAAGAAAGAACGTGAATTGGCTTACGCGTAA
- a CDS encoding NADH-quinone oxidoreductase subunit NuoF yields MKFFRSHVLVSVDPECVAQGAHQIVDALNDELVAQGLIDEIQVLETSRLGDPNRFGPDLVVYPENVHYANLTVDDVPFLVEEHFLKGRIIEKFRAKETVVTDDELGAPKSKEVRIVLRNCGKIDPHNIEEYIAEDGYQALANALTASTPEKVIDEMMRSGLRGRGGAGFPAARKWQLCRQVPDNPKYLTCNADEGDPGAFMNRRVLESDPHSVVEGMIIAAYAIGASMGYIYCRAEYPIAVANLNIAIEQAREFGFLGNNIFGSDFSFDLEVRMGAGAFVCGEETALIASIEGKRGEPRPRPPFPAVKGVWGKPTNNNNVETYAVVPQILLNGAEWYASMGTEKSKGTKTFAIAGDVVNTGLIEVPFGLSLREVIFDVGGGIKDGKQFKAIQTGGPMGGCLVAEHLDLPLDYEALTAAGSMMGSGGLIIMDDETCMVDIARFFMEFTQEESCGKCTPCRVGTRRILDILEKICEGKGTLADIDRLELLCEEVMKNSLCGLGQGAPNPVVSTLKHFREEYIAHVVEKRCPAKVCKALISYKIEPACTGCMVCARNCPVEAIAGERRQLHVIDDKTCIRCGICVQVCNFNAVSVLS; encoded by the coding sequence ATGAAATTTTTCCGTTCTCATGTTTTAGTATCCGTTGACCCTGAGTGTGTTGCACAAGGCGCACATCAGATCGTTGACGCTTTGAACGACGAACTTGTAGCACAGGGACTCATCGATGAGATCCAGGTGCTCGAAACATCCCGTTTGGGCGACCCAAATCGCTTTGGGCCTGACTTGGTCGTGTACCCCGAAAATGTGCATTATGCCAACCTGACAGTGGACGATGTCCCCTTCCTGGTTGAAGAACATTTTCTCAAGGGACGCATCATCGAGAAGTTCCGCGCCAAAGAAACAGTCGTCACGGATGATGAACTTGGCGCTCCTAAGTCAAAGGAAGTTCGCATCGTTCTGCGCAACTGCGGCAAGATCGATCCGCATAACATCGAAGAATATATCGCTGAAGATGGCTATCAAGCTCTCGCGAACGCGTTGACCGCTTCCACACCTGAAAAAGTCATTGACGAAATGATGCGCTCAGGTCTGCGTGGACGTGGTGGCGCTGGCTTCCCTGCCGCTCGCAAATGGCAACTCTGCCGACAAGTCCCCGATAATCCAAAATACTTAACCTGCAACGCCGATGAAGGCGATCCAGGTGCGTTCATGAACCGCCGTGTGCTCGAAAGCGACCCACACTCCGTGGTCGAAGGCATGATTATTGCCGCGTATGCTATCGGCGCCAGCATGGGATACATCTACTGCCGTGCGGAATATCCGATCGCAGTCGCAAACCTCAATATCGCTATTGAACAGGCGCGTGAGTTTGGTTTCCTTGGCAATAATATCTTCGGCTCAGACTTCTCCTTCGATCTCGAAGTTCGTATGGGAGCGGGAGCATTCGTCTGTGGTGAAGAGACAGCATTGATCGCCTCCATCGAAGGCAAACGCGGCGAACCTCGACCTCGCCCGCCATTCCCTGCAGTCAAGGGTGTGTGGGGCAAGCCGACCAATAACAACAATGTGGAAACCTACGCTGTTGTCCCGCAGATCCTTCTCAATGGTGCTGAATGGTACGCCAGCATGGGCACCGAAAAAAGCAAAGGCACCAAGACCTTCGCCATCGCAGGTGATGTGGTCAACACAGGCTTGATCGAAGTTCCATTCGGTCTCAGCCTCCGCGAAGTGATCTTCGATGTAGGTGGTGGTATCAAAGACGGCAAACAATTCAAGGCCATTCAAACAGGTGGTCCGATGGGTGGCTGTCTCGTAGCAGAACACCTCGATCTGCCGCTTGATTACGAAGCGCTTACCGCCGCTGGCTCGATGATGGGCTCAGGTGGTCTCATTATCATGGACGATGAAACCTGTATGGTGGACATCGCCCGCTTCTTTATGGAATTCACGCAGGAAGAATCCTGCGGTAAATGTACGCCCTGCCGTGTAGGCACCCGTCGCATCCTCGATATTCTCGAAAAGATCTGCGAAGGTAAAGGCACACTGGCTGATATTGATCGTCTCGAACTGCTCTGCGAAGAAGTAATGAAGAACTCGCTCTGCGGTCTCGGTCAAGGCGCTCCCAATCCTGTTGTCAGCACGCTCAAACATTTTAGAGAAGAATATATTGCGCATGTCGTTGAAAAACGTTGTCCGGCAAAGGTCTGTAAGGCACTGATCAGTTATAAGATCGAGCCAGCTTGTACCGGTTGTATGGTCTGTGCTCGCAACTGCCCAGTGGAAGCCATCGCAGGGGAACGCCGACAACTTCACGTTATTGACGACAAGACCTGTATCCGCTGTGGTATTTGTGTACAGGTTTGTAACTTCAACGCAGTATCGGTCTTATCGTAG
- a CDS encoding NADP oxidoreductase encodes MTKPKISSDWMAGCSGCHMSLLDIDERLLEIAELADIRATPITDLKEPDESGVDVGILEGGVNNSSNEEVAHRMRARSKILVAFGDCAVFGGVPALRNMCGTQEALQRAYVDIESNEANSKIPSDPELATMSNVRALHEVVDVDLHVPGCPPDPDVIYYVLKELAEGRMPEMKDENLHWH; translated from the coding sequence ATGACAAAACCGAAGATTTCATCAGATTGGATGGCTGGCTGTTCAGGTTGCCACATGTCTTTATTGGATATTGACGAACGCCTGCTGGAAATTGCCGAACTCGCAGACATCCGTGCGACGCCGATCACCGATTTGAAAGAACCAGATGAAAGCGGTGTAGATGTGGGCATTCTCGAAGGCGGTGTCAACAACTCATCGAACGAAGAAGTGGCGCATCGCATGCGTGCACGTTCCAAGATATTGGTTGCCTTTGGTGATTGTGCTGTGTTCGGCGGTGTGCCTGCCCTGCGTAACATGTGCGGGACTCAAGAAGCGCTCCAACGTGCATATGTGGACATTGAAAGCAATGAAGCGAACAGCAAAATCCCCAGTGACCCCGAACTTGCCACGATGAGCAACGTGCGTGCCTTGCACGAAGTTGTTGACGTTGACCTGCACGTCCCTGGTTGCCCGCCCGACCCTGATGTGATTTATTACGTATTGAAAGAACTCGCCGAAGGACGTATGCCTGAAATGAAGGACGAAAACCTTCACTGGCACTAG
- a CDS encoding (2Fe-2S) ferredoxin domain-containing protein, with protein MPNVKSLEDLKKIRDEAIKKRDIKTPGARVQIVVGMGTPGIAAGARDTLKEFLNLIETKGLTDIVVRQTGNFGLDSMEPVVKVKVGDEAEVTYGKVTPFVADQIMDEHILGGKVVTANLIPAEVK; from the coding sequence ATGCCAAACGTAAAATCACTCGAAGACCTGAAAAAAATCCGTGATGAAGCCATCAAGAAACGTGACATCAAAACCCCAGGCGCACGTGTACAGATCGTAGTCGGCATGGGCACGCCAGGCATTGCCGCAGGCGCCCGCGACACGCTCAAGGAATTTTTGAATCTCATCGAAACCAAAGGGCTGACCGATATCGTCGTGCGGCAGACAGGCAACTTTGGGCTAGACTCGATGGAGCCCGTGGTCAAGGTCAAAGTGGGGGACGAGGCTGAAGTCACGTATGGCAAGGTCACGCCATTTGTTGCAGATCAGATCATGGACGAACATATTTTGGGTGGCAAGGTCGTTACAGCCAACCTCATTCCTGCAGAGGTCAAATGA
- a CDS encoding Ni/Fe hydrogenase subunit alpha, whose translation MTQKITIEPVTRIEGHAKVTIHMKDDGSVEHAYLHINEFRGFEKFCEGRPYFEMPMITPRICGICPVSHHLAGAKAADAVQGSPAPRPANLLRELMHMGQVIQSNGMHFFELSGPDLLLGFDADPALRNVIGLAHAAPEIALKAVGLRRFGQEIIRTLGGRRIHPNFAVAGGVNKALQPSERESIRAGIEANLETAKMGVSIMKDWAQRNMEDINKFAVLKSGYMSIVNEDDSLNLYDGNIRLVDRTGKQLEKFPGSDYLDYIAEHVENWSYLKFPYYKKMGFPEGVYRVGPLGRMNAVKNISTPIAGEEHKLFKALNNGDPVGQTLYFHYARMIEVIFCIERVAQLLDDPDIMSTDILNTKKDYQGEGVGILEAPRGTLIHHYQADETGKLTKVNLIVATGHNNWAMTEAVDSVAKTYIVGGEVKEGMLNRVEAAVRAHDPCLSCSTHAVGQMPIQIEMIDPEGQVVKTISRD comes from the coding sequence ATGACTCAGAAAATTACGATCGAACCCGTTACCCGTATTGAAGGACACGCCAAGGTCACCATCCATATGAAGGATGATGGCTCCGTGGAACATGCGTATTTACATATCAACGAATTCCGTGGCTTTGAAAAATTCTGTGAAGGACGCCCCTACTTTGAAATGCCAATGATCACGCCGCGCATTTGTGGGATTTGTCCCGTCAGCCATCACCTCGCTGGCGCCAAAGCCGCTGATGCCGTGCAGGGAAGTCCCGCTCCTCGACCTGCCAACCTTCTGCGTGAACTCATGCACATGGGACAGGTCATTCAAAGCAATGGGATGCACTTCTTCGAATTGTCAGGTCCTGACCTGTTGCTTGGTTTCGATGCCGACCCTGCGCTTCGCAACGTGATCGGGCTTGCCCATGCGGCACCTGAGATCGCACTCAAAGCTGTTGGCTTGCGCCGCTTCGGTCAGGAGATCATCCGCACCCTCGGCGGACGTCGCATCCACCCGAACTTTGCTGTCGCAGGTGGTGTCAACAAGGCACTGCAACCCAGCGAACGTGAATCCATCCGTGCAGGCATTGAAGCGAATCTCGAAACCGCCAAGATGGGCGTCAGCATCATGAAGGATTGGGCCCAACGCAACATGGAGGACATCAACAAGTTCGCCGTGTTGAAGAGCGGTTACATGAGCATCGTCAACGAAGACGACAGCCTCAATCTCTATGATGGAAACATCCGCCTTGTAGATCGCACAGGCAAACAACTTGAAAAATTCCCAGGCAGTGATTATCTCGATTACATTGCCGAGCATGTTGAGAACTGGTCATATCTCAAATTCCCCTATTACAAAAAGATGGGCTTCCCCGAAGGCGTCTATCGTGTCGGTCCGTTGGGACGCATGAACGCAGTCAAGAACATCAGTACACCCATTGCAGGTGAAGAACACAAACTGTTCAAGGCGCTCAACAATGGTGACCCCGTCGGTCAGACCCTTTACTTCCACTATGCCCGCATGATCGAAGTCATCTTCTGTATCGAACGTGTTGCTCAATTGCTGGATGACCCCGATATCATGAGCACCGATATCCTCAACACGAAGAAGGATTATCAAGGCGAAGGCGTTGGCATCCTCGAAGCACCTCGTGGCACGCTCATTCATCACTATCAAGCCGATGAAACAGGCAAGCTCACCAAGGTCAATCTCATCGTTGCCACAGGCCACAACAACTGGGCAATGACCGAAGCAGTTGATAGCGTCGCCAAGACCTACATCGTTGGTGGCGAAGTCAAAGAAGGCATGCTCAATCGTGTCGAAGCCGCTGTCCGTGCGCATGACCCGTGCTTGTCCTGCTCCACACATGCCGTTGGTCAGATGCCGATCCAAATTGAAATGATCGATCCAGAAGGACAGGTTGTAAAAACAATCTCAAGAGATTAA
- a CDS encoding molybdopterin-dependent oxidoreductase codes for MINLTINGKQIEVEEGTTVLNAARQNDIKIPTLCDHPNLTPYGGCRLCVVEVKGMRVPIASCTLPASNGMVIETETDSLKKSRSTILSLLFSERNHFCPFCQVSGGDCELQNSAYDEHMTHWPMQPQWTNFPVDTSHTRFILDNNRCILCRRCIRACAEMSGNFTLGVEERGSATIVVADSNVPLGESTCVSCGSCVQVCPTGALIDRSSAYLGHDKQMTVTRSVCRGCSLGCGIMVHTRDNRIVKITGDYENRNAGTLCETGRYKTLDEKRVRLTTPMKRVAGQLTATTWEDALTTLAQNLTPNKNKVAALASTRLTVESMAAFKSLFADGLGNDVVTSIEEGRPTALQAKYAEANGEAIEGKLDTLRTSDCVLLIGADLSETHEVASFYIKRNMPKGTRLIVVDPSENGMDDLANLNLKPKAGTDEAVFAALEAAIIKEGLARTEAKSSKTALKNALKICELAEEDVIDVAHMLAEAVAPVIVYGKGISAFGNDAVMDAMVRVAKLTGASDSERRGLLSVKGEANSLAAAQLKMDVPFDVKNRKVAYLAVGDDYISKRLLKSLEDVPYLVVQASYESELTDRADLVLPVNIWAEEAGHALNTEGRVQFAEAALTAPEGVRSNLGLLNEVAKLLNVKLNDDWRSALTARTSVVEIEM; via the coding sequence ATGATCAACTTAACCATTAACGGAAAACAAATCGAAGTCGAAGAAGGCACAACGGTCTTGAATGCCGCACGTCAGAATGACATCAAGATCCCGACCCTGTGCGATCATCCCAACCTCACACCGTATGGCGGATGCCGCTTGTGCGTGGTTGAAGTCAAGGGTATGCGTGTGCCGATCGCATCCTGCACACTCCCTGCCTCGAATGGCATGGTCATCGAAACCGAAACCGACTCGCTCAAGAAATCACGCAGCACCATTCTTTCATTGCTCTTCAGCGAACGTAATCACTTCTGTCCGTTCTGCCAGGTCAGCGGTGGCGATTGCGAACTGCAAAATTCAGCGTATGACGAGCACATGACTCACTGGCCCATGCAACCGCAGTGGACGAACTTCCCTGTGGACACGAGCCATACCCGTTTCATCCTCGATAACAATCGTTGTATCCTCTGCCGCCGTTGCATCCGTGCCTGCGCTGAGATGTCTGGTAACTTTACGCTCGGTGTTGAAGAGCGTGGTTCTGCCACCATCGTTGTTGCCGATAGCAATGTGCCACTCGGCGAAAGCACCTGTGTCTCCTGCGGTTCGTGTGTGCAAGTCTGCCCCACGGGCGCACTCATTGATCGTTCCAGTGCTTATCTCGGTCACGACAAACAAATGACCGTTACTCGTTCTGTCTGCCGTGGTTGCTCGCTTGGATGTGGCATCATGGTCCACACCCGCGACAATCGCATCGTCAAGATCACAGGCGATTATGAAAACCGAAACGCTGGGACTCTATGCGAGACGGGTCGCTACAAAACATTGGATGAAAAACGAGTTCGCCTCACGACTCCCATGAAGCGGGTTGCCGGACAATTAACTGCTACTACCTGGGAAGATGCTCTAACTACTCTCGCCCAAAACTTGACCCCGAACAAAAACAAGGTCGCCGCTTTGGCCTCCACTCGCTTGACTGTTGAATCGATGGCGGCATTCAAATCCCTGTTCGCAGATGGACTTGGTAATGATGTGGTCACCTCCATCGAAGAGGGACGTCCTACCGCCTTGCAAGCCAAATATGCCGAAGCGAATGGTGAAGCCATCGAAGGCAAGCTTGATACACTGCGCACTTCCGATTGTGTATTGCTCATCGGTGCTGATCTCTCTGAAACACATGAAGTTGCCAGCTTCTACATCAAACGCAACATGCCGAAGGGTACACGTCTCATCGTGGTTGACCCCAGTGAAAACGGCATGGACGATCTCGCCAACCTCAACCTCAAGCCGAAGGCTGGAACAGATGAAGCTGTATTCGCTGCACTCGAAGCCGCCATCATCAAGGAAGGTTTGGCTCGTACAGAAGCGAAGTCAAGCAAGACCGCTTTGAAGAACGCGCTCAAAATCTGTGAACTTGCAGAAGAAGATGTTATCGACGTCGCTCATATGTTGGCAGAAGCGGTTGCTCCTGTCATTGTATACGGCAAAGGCATCTCCGCTTTCGGTAATGACGCTGTCATGGACGCGATGGTGCGGGTGGCAAAGCTGACAGGTGCGAGTGACTCTGAGCGCAGAGGCCTACTCTCGGTCAAGGGTGAAGCGAATAGTCTCGCCGCCGCGCAGTTGAAGATGGATGTCCCATTCGATGTCAAGAATCGCAAAGTTGCATATCTCGCTGTTGGTGATGATTACATCTCAAAGCGATTGCTCAAGTCATTGGAAGATGTCCCGTATCTGGTCGTACAAGCCAGCTACGAATCGGAATTGACCGACCGCGCTGATCTTGTTCTGCCTGTGAACATTTGGGCAGAAGAAGCAGGCCATGCGTTGAACACCGAAGGTCGTGTGCAATTCGCCGAAGCGGCACTGACTGCCCCCGAAGGCGTACGCTCGAACTTGGGGCTGTTGAATGAAGTTGCAAAATTGTTGAATGTGAAGTTGAACGATGATTGGCGCTCAGCGCTGACCGCTCGCACGAGCGTCGTTGAGATCGAGATGTAG